CCAAGATCACCATTCGACGCCGCTCCGGTGACGCCGGACCGATACTGAACCCATCTGCTGCGCTCAGCCCCGACGCGTATCCGACACCCGCGCATCCGACAACCGTGGAAGAGAGTGTGCATGCAGTACATGCCGGTGACCTCGTCGATGTTCCTCCTCGCCGAGACACGTGAGCAGCCGATGCACGTCGGCGGGCTTCAACTGTTCGTGCCGCGCGAGGGGCAATCGTCGGCCGACCTCGCGGAGGAAGTCCTCGAGACCTTCTCGTCCGGCAGCGAGTTCCACCCGCTGTTCCGCAAGCGGCCCGCGTCGCCGGTCACGATCCTCGGCAACGTCGCCTGGACCTATGACGACGAGATCGACTTCGACTACCACGTCCGACGAGCAGTCCTCCCCCGCCCGGGCCGCATCCGCGAACTGCTGCGCTACGTCTCGCTGAACCACGGGACCCTGCTCGACCGGTACCGGCCCATGTGGGAGATCCACATCATCGAGGGCCTCGAGGACGGCCGGGTCGCGATCTACAGCAAGATCCACCACTCGATCGTCGACGGGGTGTCAGCACTTCGTCTCCTGCAGCGGATACTGTCCCCAGACCCCGACGACCGGAACGGGACGGCGCCGTGGGACCCGGCCCTCATCGGGAAGAAACGACCCCGACCGGCCCCGACGTTGCGGTCGCGCGTATCCGGGATCGTCGACACCGGCCTCCAGGTGGCCGGGATCGGTCCCGCCGCCGCCAAGGTCGCCGTCGCCGGGCTGCGCGAACCGGACTTTGTGCCGCCGATTCCCCGCGCTCCGCGGACCATCCTCGAC
The sequence above is drawn from the Gordonia rubripertincta genome and encodes:
- a CDS encoding WS/DGAT/MGAT family O-acyltransferase produces the protein MQYMPVTSSMFLLAETREQPMHVGGLQLFVPREGQSSADLAEEVLETFSSGSEFHPLFRKRPASPVTILGNVAWTYDDEIDFDYHVRRAVLPRPGRIRELLRYVSLNHGTLLDRYRPMWEIHIIEGLEDGRVAIYSKIHHSIVDGVSALRLLQRILSPDPDDRNGTAPWDPALIGKKRPRPAPTLRSRVSGIVDTGLQVAGIGPAAAKVAVAGLREPDFVPPIPRAPRTILDVAIGSARRFAAQQWEIARLRAVADALDITLNDVVVGMCSGALRSYLVDQDALPDSPLVAAVPVSMHTEEEKDGNAVTAIMVDLATDQPDPERRLNSVVASARQAKNVVRGLKPLQALALGAANFAPLAFATIPGFVQYVPPQFNIIISNVPGPSVHLYWNGARLDGLYPVSIAMEGLALNITVTSTAEHINFGLIGARAQVPSLQRLLTHLDTALEELEKVAHVR